Below is a window of Mucilaginibacter ginkgonis DNA.
CGTCATTGCGCTTTTGCTTTGGTCCTGCACTAATGGCAAGAGGCAAATTCCTGTTCTAGACTTTTTTAAAACGCCCGAGAAATCTTTTTTCAAGATATCGCCCGATGGGAGATATGTGTCATATCTGAAACCTTATAAAGACAAGCAAAATATATTCATTCAGTCGCTATCAGATGGTAAAGAAGTGATGGCCACATCTTTTACCAACTACCCGGTGCGTGATTACTTTTGGACTTACAATAACAAAATTGTTTTAAGCCAGGACATCATAGCCACAGACCAATTTAAAATGTTTGTGGTTGACATTGCTACCATGAAACAGCGCGACTTGCTGTCATTCGGCAATGCAAAATTTAAATTATTGAACCGTGGCCGCAAAGATCCTGACATTATTACCCTTGCCTTAAATAAACGCGACCCTACGGTTTTTGATGTTTATAGGCTTAACATCCGCGATGGTAAACTAACCACGTACATTAACAATCCCGGCAATATGACGGATTGGTTTCCTGACGGCGACGGCGAGATCAGGTTGGCACAATCGTCAGATGGGGTAAACAAAACAATTTTGTTTAGGAAGGATGTTGCAGCGCCGTTTAGGCCTATAATAACCAGCAATTTCATTGACCAGGTGCAGCCTATAAGTTTTACTACGGATAAAAATGAGTTTTACGCGCTCTCGAATATTAACCGCGATAAGGCAGCGCTCGTAGAAATAAACGCTAATACAGGTAAAGAAAGCAAAGTGCTATACGCGAGCAATGACGCCGATATTGAAGATTGGGGTTTTTCTAAAAAGCATAATACTGTTGAGTATGCGCTTTGGGAAGATGATAAACCGCATATTCATTTTTTAAATAAATATGCTGAGGCCCGGTATAACGAATTGATAAAGCAACTCCCGGGGACCGAGATTAAGATCATTGACCGTGACAGCAGCGAAAATAAATTTGTTGTGCAAAGCAGCACTGACAAAAATCCCGGGTCATTTTATTTATACGACAGTAAAGAGAAACAGTTGACAAAGCTTGGCGACATAAATTCTGACCTAAAGCCTGATGAGCTTTGCGCTATGACGCCGGTTAGCTATAAAGCGAGTGATGGTTTAACTATCCATGGATTTTTGACCTATCCGCAAGGAAATAAACGGACTAACCTGCCTGTAGTTGTTTTTTTGCGCAACGGTCCTTGGAATAGGATAAACTGGGGATATAGCGCCGATATGCAATTTCTGGCAAACAGGGGATATGCAGTATTTCAACCGAATTACCGTGGATCAATGGGTTATGGTAAGGCGTTTCATCGTGCGGGCTTCAAACAAGTTGGCGGCAAAATTCAGCAGGATATAACAGACGGTGTTAACTGGCTAATCAGTAAAAAAATTGCTAACCCTAAAAAGATAGCTGTATTAGGCAGCGGTTTTGGTGGCTTTTCTGCATTATACGGATCATCATCGCACCCCAAAATGTACAATTGCGCCATAGTCCAATACGGACTGATCAATTTTTTCACCTACATTAAAGATGCGCCGCCATTTGTGAAGCCTTATTTGCAAATGACTTATGAAATGGTTGGCAATCCGGAGACTGATGCTGATAGCCTACGCG
It encodes the following:
- a CDS encoding alpha/beta hydrolase family protein is translated as MSIRPKVFIYAVIALLLWSCTNGKRQIPVLDFFKTPEKSFFKISPDGRYVSYLKPYKDKQNIFIQSLSDGKEVMATSFTNYPVRDYFWTYNNKIVLSQDIIATDQFKMFVVDIATMKQRDLLSFGNAKFKLLNRGRKDPDIITLALNKRDPTVFDVYRLNIRDGKLTTYINNPGNMTDWFPDGDGEIRLAQSSDGVNKTILFRKDVAAPFRPIITSNFIDQVQPISFTTDKNEFYALSNINRDKAALVEINANTGKESKVLYASNDADIEDWGFSKKHNTVEYALWEDDKPHIHFLNKYAEARYNELIKQLPGTEIKIIDRDSSENKFVVQSSTDKNPGSFYLYDSKEKQLTKLGDINSDLKPDELCAMTPVSYKASDGLTIHGFLTYPQGNKRTNLPVVVFLRNGPWNRINWGYSADMQFLANRGYAVFQPNYRGSMGYGKAFHRAGFKQVGGKIQQDITDGVNWLISKKIANPKKIAVLGSGFGGFSALYGSSSHPKMYNCAIVQYGLINFFTYIKDAPPFVKPYLQMTYEMVGNPETDADSLRAISPVFHADKIKTPLLIFQGAKDPRANISELNQFVRELKRRNVPVTYVLKDNERTYFRSQHNRIQMYADIEKYLDKYMKGTP